In one Streptomyces venezuelae genomic region, the following are encoded:
- a CDS encoding sulfurtransferase has translation MSRSDVLVDADWVEAHIEDPKVVIVEVDEDTSAYDKNHIKNAIRIDWTKDLQDPVRRDFVDQEGFEKLLSGKGIANDSTVVLYGGNNNWFASYAFWYFKLYGHQDVKLLDGGRKKWELDSRDLVDGSEVPNRPATDYKAKAQDTSIRAFRDDVVAAIGAQNLVDVRSPDEFSGKLLAPAHLPQEQSQRPGHVPSARNIPWSKNANDDGTFKSDDELKALYEDEQVDLAKDTIAYCRIGERSALTWFVLHELLGQTNVKNYDGSWTEYGSLVGVPIELGANK, from the coding sequence ATGAGCCGCAGCGACGTCCTGGTAGACGCCGACTGGGTCGAGGCCCACATCGAGGACCCGAAGGTCGTCATCGTCGAGGTCGACGAGGACACCTCCGCGTACGACAAGAACCACATCAAGAACGCGATCCGCATCGACTGGACCAAGGACCTCCAGGACCCGGTCCGCCGTGACTTCGTCGACCAGGAGGGCTTCGAGAAGCTCCTCTCCGGCAAGGGCATCGCCAACGACTCCACCGTCGTCCTCTACGGCGGCAACAACAACTGGTTCGCGTCGTACGCCTTCTGGTACTTCAAGCTCTACGGCCACCAGGACGTGAAGCTCCTCGACGGCGGCCGCAAGAAGTGGGAGCTCGACTCCCGCGACCTGGTCGACGGCTCCGAGGTCCCGAACCGTCCCGCCACCGACTACAAGGCGAAGGCCCAGGACACCTCGATCCGTGCCTTCCGCGACGACGTCGTGGCCGCCATCGGCGCGCAGAACCTCGTCGACGTGCGCTCGCCCGACGAGTTCAGCGGCAAGCTGCTCGCCCCGGCCCACCTCCCGCAGGAGCAGTCGCAGCGCCCCGGCCACGTGCCGAGCGCCCGCAACATCCCGTGGTCGAAGAACGCCAACGACGACGGCACCTTCAAGTCCGACGACGAGCTCAAGGCCCTCTACGAGGACGAGCAGGTCGACCTGGCGAAGGACACCATCGCCTACTGCCGCATCGGTGAGCGTTCGGCCCTGACCTGGTTCGTCCTGCACGAGCTGCTCGGCCAGACCAACGTCAAGAACTACGACGGCTCCTGGACCGAGTACGGCTCGCTCGTCGGCGTGCCGATCGAGCTCGGTGCCAACAAGTAA
- a CDS encoding DUF1416 domain-containing protein yields the protein MCGAKAGGPDASTIKPGETTIQGQVTRDGEPVTGYVRLLDSTGEFTAEVPTSATGQFRFYAAEGTWTVRALIPGGTADRTVVARTGGLAEVAIAV from the coding sequence ATGTGTGGAGCAAAGGCCGGCGGCCCCGACGCTTCGACGATCAAGCCCGGTGAGACGACGATCCAGGGCCAGGTGACCCGCGACGGCGAGCCCGTCACCGGATACGTGCGCCTGCTCGACTCGACCGGCGAGTTCACCGCCGAGGTCCCCACCTCGGCCACCGGACAGTTCCGCTTCTACGCCGCCGAGGGCACGTGGACCGTCCGGGCGCTGATCCCCGGCGGCACCGCGGACCGTACGGTCGTCGCCCGGACGGGCGGTCTGGCGGAGGTCGCCATCGCGGTCTGA
- a CDS encoding DUF3099 domain-containing protein: MYARRRRLYFAMMGTCIGLFVLAWGVVRLWSVPVAVGMCVVAMVIPPLAAMTANRRGPDDRWWDDPSGDKKSDEWWDELDGRRRRQG; this comes from the coding sequence ATGTACGCGCGAAGGCGCCGTCTGTACTTCGCCATGATGGGGACCTGCATCGGTCTGTTCGTCCTGGCCTGGGGCGTCGTGCGCCTCTGGTCGGTTCCCGTGGCCGTCGGAATGTGCGTCGTGGCGATGGTGATCCCGCCGCTGGCCGCGATGACGGCGAACCGCCGGGGACCCGACGACCGCTGGTGGGACGATCCCAGCGGGGACAAGAAGTCCGACGAGTGGTGGGACGAGCTGGACGGCAGACGCAGACGGCAGGGGTAG
- a CDS encoding FABP family protein yields the protein MIEIPSDLNPDLVPLAWLLGNWAGAGVTDFPGAEKANFGQEVSFTHDGRDFIEYRSYSWILDSEGNKVKPLETESGFWRIDKDRKVEVVMVRDDGVVEVWYGELADKKPQIDLATDAVARTAASGPYTGGKRLYGYVKGDLMWVGEKQTPEVPLRPYMSAQLKKVVTPEEVADMARNLGDLPDDGIAFFK from the coding sequence ATGATCGAGATTCCGTCCGACCTGAACCCCGACCTCGTCCCCCTCGCCTGGCTCCTCGGCAACTGGGCGGGCGCGGGCGTGACCGACTTCCCCGGCGCCGAGAAGGCGAACTTCGGCCAGGAGGTCTCCTTCACCCATGACGGGCGGGACTTCATCGAGTACCGCTCGTACAGCTGGATCCTCGACTCCGAGGGCAACAAGGTGAAGCCGCTGGAGACCGAGTCCGGGTTCTGGCGTATCGACAAGGACCGCAAGGTCGAGGTCGTCATGGTCCGCGACGACGGCGTCGTCGAGGTCTGGTACGGCGAGCTCGCCGACAAGAAGCCGCAGATCGACCTGGCCACCGACGCCGTCGCCCGCACCGCGGCCTCCGGCCCGTACACCGGCGGCAAGCGTCTGTACGGCTACGTGAAGGGCGACCTGATGTGGGTCGGCGAGAAGCAGACCCCCGAGGTGCCGCTGCGCCCCTACATGTCGGCCCAGCTGAAGAAGGTCGTCACCCCCGAAGAGGTCGCCGACATGGCCCGCAACCTCGGCGATCTCCCCGACGACGGCATCGCTTTCTTCAAGTAA
- a CDS encoding Fur family transcriptional regulator → MASTDSDWKSDLRQRGYRLTPQRQLVLEAVDTLEHATPDDILCEVRKTASGVNISTVYRTLELLEELGLVSHAHLGHGAPTYHLADRHHHIHLVCRDCTDVIEADTEIAAEFTDKLRKTFGFDTDLKHFAIFGQCGKCKGSDTE, encoded by the coding sequence GTGGCGAGCACCGATTCCGACTGGAAGAGCGACCTGCGTCAGCGCGGCTACCGGCTGACGCCGCAGCGACAGCTTGTCCTCGAAGCCGTCGACACCCTGGAACACGCGACCCCCGACGACATCCTCTGCGAAGTGCGCAAGACGGCGTCGGGGGTCAACATCTCCACGGTCTACCGCACCCTGGAGCTCCTGGAGGAGCTGGGCCTGGTCAGCCACGCCCACCTCGGGCACGGCGCGCCGACCTACCACCTCGCGGACCGGCACCACCACATCCACCTGGTCTGCCGGGACTGCACGGACGTCATCGAGGCCGACACCGAGATCGCCGCGGAGTTCACCGACAAACTGCGGAAGACCTTCGGCTTCGACACCGACCTCAAGCACTTCGCGATCTTCGGGCAGTGCGGGAAGTGCAAGGGCTCGGACACGGAGTAG
- a CDS encoding YgfZ/GcvT domain-containing protein, protein MKSPLLSLPGAVPAEGVDEGVAAHYGELFREQRALADGTGFVDLSHRGVVTVTGSDRLSWLHLLLTQHLTELPAGQATEALILSANGHIEHHLSLVDDGETVWAHVEPGTQDALIAYLESMKFFYRVEVADRTDDIAVVHLPAGSIAPVPDGVVVRETAHGRDLFLPRTDLEAYAEGNGPAAGLLAYEALRVETHRPRLGFETDHRTIPHELGWIGSAVHLQKGCYRGQETVARVQNLGKPPRRLVFLHLDGSEVHLPAAGTPLHLASEGVEGRKLGFITTAVRHHELGPIALGLVKRNVPLDAGLVAGDTAAAQEVVVEP, encoded by the coding sequence ATGAAGAGCCCCCTGTTGTCCCTGCCCGGCGCCGTCCCCGCCGAGGGCGTGGACGAAGGCGTCGCCGCCCACTACGGCGAACTGTTCCGCGAGCAGCGCGCCCTCGCCGACGGCACCGGCTTCGTCGACCTCTCGCACCGCGGCGTGGTCACCGTCACCGGATCCGACCGGCTGAGCTGGCTGCACCTGCTGCTCACCCAGCACCTCACCGAGCTGCCCGCGGGCCAGGCCACCGAAGCGCTGATCCTCTCCGCCAACGGCCACATCGAGCACCACCTCTCCCTCGTCGACGACGGCGAGACCGTCTGGGCGCACGTCGAGCCCGGCACGCAGGACGCCCTCATCGCGTACCTGGAGAGCATGAAGTTCTTCTACCGCGTCGAGGTCGCCGACCGCACCGACGACATCGCCGTCGTGCACCTGCCCGCCGGTTCCATCGCGCCGGTCCCGGACGGCGTCGTCGTACGCGAGACCGCGCACGGCCGCGACCTGTTCCTGCCGCGCACCGACCTGGAGGCGTACGCGGAGGGGAACGGCCCCGCCGCGGGCCTCCTCGCGTACGAGGCGCTCCGCGTGGAGACCCACCGCCCGCGCCTCGGTTTCGAGACCGACCACCGCACCATCCCGCACGAGCTGGGCTGGATCGGCTCCGCGGTGCACCTGCAGAAGGGCTGCTACCGCGGCCAGGAGACCGTCGCCCGCGTCCAGAACCTGGGGAAGCCGCCGCGCCGCCTGGTATTCCTGCACCTGGACGGCAGCGAGGTGCACCTGCCCGCGGCGGGGACGCCGCTGCACCTCGCGAGCGAGGGCGTCGAGGGACGCAAGCTCGGGTTCATCACCACGGCCGTACGCCACCACGAGCTCGGGCCGATCGCGCTGGGCCTGGTCAAGCGCAACGTGCCGCTGGACGCGGGGCTCGTGGCGGGGGACACCGCCGCGGCCCAGGAAGTGGTCGTGGAGCCGTAG
- the dtd gene encoding D-aminoacyl-tRNA deacylase gives MRAVVQRVDGASVVVDGETVGEINGEGLCVLVGVTHDDTKEKAAQLARKLWSVRMLSDEKSCSDIDAPLLVISQFTLYGDARKGRRPTWNAAAPGPVAEPLVDEVVSQLRALGATVATGRFGAQMRVGLTNDGPFTVLLEM, from the coding sequence ATGCGAGCAGTGGTGCAGAGGGTCGACGGAGCGAGTGTGGTCGTCGACGGCGAGACGGTGGGCGAGATCAACGGCGAGGGCCTGTGCGTCCTGGTGGGCGTCACGCACGACGACACCAAGGAGAAGGCCGCCCAACTGGCCCGCAAACTGTGGTCGGTGCGCATGCTGTCCGACGAGAAGTCGTGCAGCGACATCGACGCGCCGCTCCTGGTCATCAGCCAGTTCACGCTCTACGGCGACGCACGGAAGGGCCGCCGCCCCACCTGGAACGCGGCGGCCCCTGGACCCGTGGCCGAGCCCCTGGTCGACGAGGTGGTGTCGCAGCTCCGCGCCCTGGGGGCGACGGTCGCTACGGGCCGCTTCGGGGCGCAGATGCGAGTGGGCCTGACGAACGACGGCCCGTTCACGGTGCTGCTCGAGATGTGA